A region of Ferruginibacter albus DNA encodes the following proteins:
- a CDS encoding glycosyltransferase family 4 protein produces the protein MNKKVLFLTLKIFSAAGGIERVCRILGKAISELNENPQQNVAIYSMYDKSSNFDSKYFSKDTYKAFDRKKTNFVINAVRQGVKSDIVILSHINLLLPGFLIKLFSPKTKLVLLAHGIEVWDTFPKKRIKMLNSVDKILAVSRFTQDKMTEYNQPDKTRFTILNNCLDPFLPALQQKDKDTSLMKKYNFSENDIILMTLSRLTKDDRYKNYDNVINVVSDIKVQHPNLKYFLVGKYSEEEKQRLEKFIKEKKVQDSVVFAGYIPDEELAAHYNLCDVFIMPSQKEGFGIAFIEAMFYGKPVIAGNQDGSTDALCNGQLGLLVNPDNLEDIKSAVLTVLSDIKKYKPSTDMLMQHFSYPTYKNNLQKAIEQL, from the coding sequence ATGAATAAAAAAGTTCTCTTTTTAACCTTGAAGATTTTTTCTGCAGCCGGTGGAATAGAAAGAGTATGTAGAATATTGGGTAAGGCTATTTCTGAATTAAATGAAAACCCTCAGCAGAATGTAGCTATATATTCTATGTATGATAAATCATCAAACTTTGATTCAAAGTATTTTTCAAAAGATACTTACAAAGCATTTGACAGAAAGAAAACTAATTTTGTTATAAATGCTGTTAGACAGGGCGTTAAAAGCGACATTGTCATTTTAAGTCATATTAATTTGTTGTTACCCGGTTTTTTGATTAAGCTTTTTTCTCCAAAAACAAAGTTAGTACTCCTGGCTCATGGTATTGAAGTTTGGGATACATTCCCCAAAAAGAGGATAAAGATGCTTAACAGCGTAGATAAAATATTAGCAGTAAGCAGGTTTACGCAAGATAAAATGACGGAATACAATCAGCCTGATAAAACACGCTTTACTATTTTAAATAATTGCCTTGATCCTTTTTTACCTGCTCTTCAACAAAAAGATAAGGATACATCTTTAATGAAAAAATATAATTTTTCAGAAAATGATATCATATTGATGACACTTTCCCGCCTTACGAAAGATGACCGTTATAAAAATTATGATAATGTTATTAATGTTGTAAGTGATATTAAAGTGCAGCATCCTAACTTAAAATATTTTCTTGTAGGAAAATACAGCGAAGAAGAAAAGCAGCGTCTTGAAAAATTTATTAAAGAAAAAAAAGTTCAGGATTCTGTTGTTTTTGCCGGCTATATACCCGATGAAGAATTGGCAGCACATTATAATCTTTGTGATGTTTTCATTATGCCAAGTCAAAAAGAAGGCTTTGGTATTGCTTTTATTGAAGCCATGTTTTATGGAAAACCTGTAATTGCCGGGAATCAGGATGGATCTACGGATGCACTTTGCAACGGTCAATTAGGGCTGTTGGTAAATCCCGATAATTTGGAAGATATAAAATCAGCTGTACTTACTGTACTATCGGATATAAAAAAATATAAACCAAGTACAGATATGCTTATGCAACATTTTAGTTATCCTACGTATAAAAATAATCTTCAAAAGGCTATAGAACAATTGTAA
- a CDS encoding GDP-L-fucose synthase family protein: MNKGDKIFVAGHRGLMGSAIVRSLQKKGYTNIITKTSSELDLREQQQVRDFFIAEKPQFIFLAAAKVGGIYANNTYPADFIYDNMAIQNNVIHEAYRNNVDKLLFLGSSCIYPKLSPQPIKEEYLLTGLLETTNEAYAIAKIAGIKLCQYYQKQYGCRFISAMPTNLYGPGDNYNLQNSHVLPALIRKFHEAKVNNHPSVTIWGSGTPRREFLYSDDAADACIFLMEDYEGADFFNIGVGVDNTIAELSLIIKEIVGFTGELVFDTSKPDGTPRKLLSVDKIKGLGWHSSVSLKEGIRLAYNDFVNKYDYYVHKESSLI, from the coding sequence ATGAATAAAGGAGATAAAATATTTGTTGCAGGGCATAGAGGATTGATGGGAAGTGCCATCGTACGTTCTTTGCAAAAAAAAGGATATACAAATATTATAACCAAAACGTCTTCTGAACTTGATTTGAGAGAGCAACAACAGGTGAGAGATTTTTTTATTGCAGAAAAACCTCAATTTATTTTCCTGGCGGCGGCCAAAGTAGGAGGGATTTATGCAAATAATACTTATCCTGCCGATTTTATTTATGATAACATGGCTATTCAAAATAACGTTATCCATGAAGCATATCGTAATAATGTCGACAAGCTTCTTTTTTTAGGTAGTAGTTGCATATATCCTAAACTTTCTCCACAACCAATTAAAGAAGAGTATTTGCTAACGGGATTATTAGAAACTACCAACGAAGCTTATGCCATTGCCAAAATTGCCGGCATCAAGCTTTGTCAATATTATCAAAAACAATACGGTTGTAGATTCATTAGCGCAATGCCTACTAATTTATATGGGCCAGGCGATAATTATAATTTACAAAACTCGCATGTGCTGCCGGCGTTAATAAGAAAATTTCACGAAGCAAAAGTTAATAACCACCCGTCTGTTACCATTTGGGGAAGTGGTACTCCGCGTAGAGAGTTTTTATATAGTGACGATGCCGCTGATGCTTGTATTTTTTTAATGGAGGATTATGAAGGAGCCGATTTTTTTAATATTGGCGTAGGTGTTGATAATACGATCGCTGAATTATCTCTTATTATAAAGGAGATAGTTGGTTTTACAGGAGAGCTGGTGTTTGATACCTCTAAACCGGATGGTACTCCCCGTAAATTATTAAGTGTAGATAAAATAAAAGGATTAGGGTGGCATTCTTCTGTCTCTTTAAAAGAAGGGATACGTTTAGCATACAACGATTTTGTAAATAAGTACGATTATTATGTACATAAAGAAAGTTCACTTATATAA
- a CDS encoding UpxY family transcription antiterminator — MQLNESYWFAVYTKPRWEKKVAKLLSEKEIENYCPVNKIIKQWSDRKKTILEPVFKSYVFVKVQDEKKWELKKINGILNFVYWLGKPARIRDEEINTIKKFLNEFSNIEVDYTDIKVNSKVRIKQGVLMNYHGIILEVVGNRAKVKIESMGIQLSAQFDKNNIELLAHQR; from the coding sequence ATGCAACTAAACGAATCATATTGGTTTGCGGTTTATACAAAACCGAGATGGGAAAAAAAAGTAGCTAAGCTTTTAAGTGAGAAGGAAATTGAAAATTATTGCCCTGTAAATAAAATAATTAAGCAGTGGAGCGATAGAAAAAAAACAATATTGGAACCTGTTTTTAAATCGTATGTATTTGTAAAAGTGCAGGATGAAAAAAAATGGGAGCTTAAAAAGATCAACGGGATTTTAAATTTTGTGTATTGGTTGGGCAAGCCTGCCCGTATTCGTGATGAGGAAATAAATACAATAAAAAAATTCCTGAATGAATTTTCAAATATTGAAGTTGATTATACTGATATAAAGGTAAATAGCAAAGTAAGAATTAAACAAGGAGTATTGATGAATTATCATGGAATTATATTAGAAGTAGTAGGAAATCGTGCAAAGGTTAAAATAGAAAGCATGGGAATTCAATTGAGTGCTCAATTTGATAAAAACAACATTGAATTATTAGCGCATCAGCGATAA
- a CDS encoding GumC family protein: MSELQQQSLHDQPKEEANIFILLIQKYLPFWPLFALTIPIALVFSYVLYRSQTPIYVANSKVLLKDPSKGSDSKILDALNISGEKKVVDNEIIVLRSSGLMQQVVEELDLYAPVFNEGKVRAEELYGDNSPVKFIALEKDSITEFNKYYFNVNWKNSTITIANQTVPFDSTALLGRNVFRLLVNREYNHNLTGKKYFVQITPSANVARSIIASLKAVAISQNSSVIDVKLETPIPDKGIDILTKLFNVYVRTGIDDKNQTAAKTLNFIEGRLRIVISQLDSVEGNIEAYKAKQQIYDLGAQSTLYMDKVRSLDAQKSQVELQLDVLNEINNYVLNKGKKPGTVPSQMLINDPVLQNLLSSLYNAEFDYDRTQSSSGEKSEQVLLAKEKVDRIKKDLLENISNIRSSLLTIKNDVESNIDLNNTLLQGVPTKERGLLEISRQQAIKNSIYSYLLQKREETALSSAATIADLRILETASISGPVRPVANNYYIGGLVIGLLSAVFIVLLKEQFKSNVLFRDDIEKKTAIPLVGEIIQANTKNTIVVQDGKRSVIAEQFRTIRTNLNFIGLNEEKKVLLVTSSISGEGKSFTAINLAIGFTLTGKKVALLELDLRKPKLSRILSINRDIGISNYLAGNATLDQIIKPTAINDLFLLPSGALPPNPTELVAKPEIKVLINELKTKFNYVIIDTAPVAPVTDALLIKDLADVTLFVIRHDYTPKSFVKMINNYHANNKFNNMTIVFNGVKKRGIVIAGLGKAYGYGYGYGYGYGYGYGYGYGNEKFAMSKMPDWLTEITDKIKQLFRK; this comes from the coding sequence ATGTCCGAACTACAACAACAAAGCCTGCATGATCAACCAAAAGAAGAAGCAAATATATTTATACTTCTGATTCAGAAGTATCTGCCTTTTTGGCCATTATTTGCACTTACCATACCAATAGCTTTAGTTTTTTCATACGTACTCTATCGCTCACAAACGCCCATATATGTAGCTAACTCCAAGGTTTTATTAAAAGATCCATCAAAAGGAAGTGACTCAAAAATATTAGATGCGTTAAATATTTCCGGGGAAAAAAAGGTCGTAGATAATGAAATAATTGTGCTTAGATCATCAGGTTTAATGCAACAGGTAGTGGAAGAGCTTGATTTATACGCACCGGTATTTAACGAGGGAAAAGTAAGGGCAGAAGAACTTTATGGAGATAACTCTCCTGTAAAATTCATTGCGTTAGAAAAAGACAGTATTACTGAATTTAATAAATATTATTTTAACGTAAACTGGAAGAACAGTACAATTACGATCGCCAATCAAACCGTTCCGTTTGACTCAACAGCATTATTAGGTAGAAATGTTTTTAGGTTATTGGTAAATCGTGAATACAATCATAATTTAACCGGGAAAAAATATTTCGTTCAAATTACTCCTTCTGCTAACGTTGCAAGATCCATTATTGCGTCTTTAAAAGCTGTTGCCATCTCTCAAAATTCCTCAGTAATAGATGTTAAATTAGAAACTCCTATTCCTGATAAAGGAATAGATATTTTGACAAAGCTATTTAATGTGTATGTACGTACAGGTATTGATGATAAAAACCAAACAGCCGCAAAAACACTGAATTTTATTGAAGGAAGATTACGCATAGTTATATCTCAATTAGACAGTGTAGAGGGGAATATAGAAGCATATAAAGCAAAGCAGCAAATATATGATTTGGGTGCCCAGAGTACACTTTACATGGATAAGGTAAGGTCGTTGGATGCTCAAAAGAGCCAGGTAGAATTACAATTAGATGTATTGAACGAGATCAATAATTATGTTCTGAATAAAGGTAAAAAACCGGGCACTGTGCCTTCTCAAATGCTTATCAATGATCCTGTTTTACAAAACCTTTTGTCATCGTTGTACAATGCAGAATTTGATTATGACAGAACTCAAAGTAGTTCCGGAGAAAAGAGTGAGCAGGTATTATTAGCCAAAGAAAAAGTAGACAGAATTAAAAAAGATCTTCTCGAAAATATTTCGAATATCAGAAGCAGTTTGCTTACGATAAAAAATGATGTTGAATCCAATATTGATCTTAATAATACCTTGTTACAAGGTGTACCAACCAAAGAAAGAGGCTTACTTGAAATCAGCCGGCAGCAAGCTATAAAAAACAGTATCTATTCTTATTTGCTTCAAAAAAGAGAAGAAACGGCTCTTTCTTCTGCAGCTACCATTGCAGATTTACGGATACTGGAAACAGCCAGCATTTCAGGACCAGTAAGACCAGTTGCCAATAATTATTACATCGGCGGTCTCGTAATAGGACTTTTATCTGCTGTCTTTATTGTTTTATTAAAAGAGCAATTTAAGAGTAATGTGTTATTTAGGGACGATATTGAGAAGAAAACAGCCATCCCGCTGGTAGGAGAAATCATTCAGGCAAATACAAAAAATACTATTGTTGTTCAGGATGGTAAAAGAAGTGTTATCGCAGAACAATTTAGAACCATACGAACGAATTTGAACTTTATCGGTTTAAATGAAGAGAAAAAAGTATTGCTCGTAACATCAAGTATTTCAGGTGAAGGAAAAAGTTTTACTGCTATTAATCTGGCAATCGGGTTCACACTTACCGGCAAAAAAGTAGCATTACTGGAATTAGATTTGCGTAAACCCAAATTAAGCCGCATTTTGTCTATAAACAGAGATATTGGTATCTCTAATTATTTAGCAGGTAATGCCACTTTGGATCAAATTATAAAGCCTACAGCAATAAATGACCTGTTTCTATTGCCATCAGGAGCTTTGCCACCTAACCCAACTGAGTTAGTAGCAAAACCGGAAATTAAAGTATTGATCAATGAATTGAAAACAAAATTCAATTATGTAATTATCGATACGGCTCCCGTTGCTCCTGTAACGGATGCGTTGTTAATAAAAGATCTTGCTGATGTTACTTTATTTGTAATTAGACATGATTACACACCGAAGTCGTTTGTTAAAATGATAAACAATTATCACGCAAACAATAAATTCAATAACATGACAATTGTGTTTAACGGCGTGAAAAAGCGTGGTATTGTTATTGCTGGGCTTGGAAAAGCATATGGATATGGTTATGGCTACGGATACGGTTATGGATATGGTTATGGCTACGGATACGGCAACGAAAAATTTGCTATGTCTAAAATGCCTGATTGGTTGACAGAAATTACGGATAAGATTAAGCAGCTGTTTCGTAAATAA
- a CDS encoding polysaccharide biosynthesis/export family protein, producing the protein MTKFIYADCSYKLKKTSFLVRCFSISLLVVTLFSSCGIIKNSYYFKEVKRDTTISSLVTPSIDLKIQKKDLLAIGVTSFNKEDDIFYNGEVLPPGVPLTYSVDSNGNIQFHRLGLVKVEGKSLSEVKTELESELQPYLKDPIIKIAFANHKITVFGSVAHATAVNIVDQPISLFDALVQAGDLTADAVRRDVLIIRDSANKKQFTHINLENTSVFNSQYYYLQPNDLVYVRPNIEKTERDAKLQRTQQVITMTAGTLSIILFVLDRVIK; encoded by the coding sequence ATGACTAAATTTATTTATGCCGATTGTTCTTACAAGTTAAAAAAAACTTCGTTTCTCGTTCGCTGTTTTTCCATTAGTTTATTAGTAGTTACGTTATTTTCATCTTGTGGTATTATCAAAAATTCTTATTATTTCAAAGAAGTAAAAAGAGATACTACTATTTCTTCACTTGTAACTCCATCAATTGATCTTAAAATTCAGAAAAAAGATCTTTTAGCAATAGGGGTGACAAGCTTTAATAAAGAAGATGATATTTTTTATAACGGAGAAGTTTTACCCCCGGGAGTACCGCTTACCTACTCGGTTGACAGTAATGGGAATATACAATTTCATAGATTAGGATTAGTGAAGGTGGAAGGCAAGTCTCTTTCTGAAGTTAAAACTGAATTGGAGTCCGAATTACAACCATATTTAAAAGATCCTATTATTAAAATAGCTTTTGCAAATCATAAGATAACTGTTTTTGGAAGTGTTGCTCATGCTACGGCAGTCAATATAGTAGATCAACCTATATCTTTATTTGATGCATTGGTTCAGGCCGGAGACCTGACCGCTGATGCTGTTAGAAGAGATGTTTTGATAATCAGAGACTCTGCAAATAAAAAGCAGTTCACTCACATTAACCTTGAAAATACATCAGTCTTCAATTCTCAGTATTATTATCTTCAGCCTAACGATCTTGTTTATGTAAGGCCAAACATAGAAAAGACCGAGCGTGACGCCAAGTTACAACGAACACAACAGGTCATTACAATGACGGCGGGTACCTTATCTATTATTTTATTTGTATTAGACAGAGTAATTAAATAG
- a CDS encoding PID-CTERM protein-sorting domain-containing protein: MKRNSKFILLAIAMFVFFNMMPAKGHAQDAVGDLDPQGDVDAPIDGGISILLAAGISYGLAKRKADKTENENSAL; the protein is encoded by the coding sequence ATGAAAAGAAATAGCAAATTTATCTTATTAGCTATCGCGATGTTCGTTTTTTTTAATATGATGCCTGCAAAAGGGCATGCCCAGGATGCTGTAGGGGATTTAGATCCTCAAGGTGATGTTGATGCCCCGATTGACGGAGGTATAAGTATATTACTAGCTGCTGGAATAAGCTATGGACTTGCAAAAAGAAAAGCTGATAAAACAGAAAACGAAAATTCAGCTCTCTAA